From Vidua chalybeata isolate OUT-0048 unplaced genomic scaffold, bVidCha1 merged haplotype scaffold_324_ctg1, whole genome shotgun sequence, one genomic window encodes:
- the BAG6 gene encoding large proline-rich protein BAG6, with protein GGPEGFWGSLTPPLPPQAEAREEAQRVLNLVGEGQRLLGNALVALAELRCNLGGPPPRPLHLARPLPHYGPPMLVQQATIPIQINVGTTVTMAGNGGPAPPAPPPAELPPGPTPPAPPAPPGDPPEAAPPPPGPSPPTPGPPRVIRISHQSVEPVVMMHMNIQDSGSPPGGGSAGPPGPGLGIGGVGVQLPPLPPEFLQAVAHQITQQAMAAAASAATGQAVGGFQPPTRVVIARPSAPPPRPTHPGAPQAGAAPGGASLAQVISGLVGQLLMQPLVLGEPDWEHWEPHWGGTGLYWWLLGAEGGGWAVSGSCYGVGAGPGLYFGGSRGCHAPLTPPPSPPQPRASSAPPAPPTSNSAPTSGQAPPPAPPGPAPPLGGAPGGPDGSAPAPPPAPPSAGGGAEAQQRPLVGLLGGLLGAGPAPLVGVAVPGNSPLLEGVAELLQAAQPGPAPPTGEAPPSSDHSPSPTSTAAPPPSPPPPPPPPSEGGPAPPAGGPAPGEGGPAPGEPLPPEFFTSVLQGVLSSMLGPLGAPPSGPPESIAAFLSRLSGTPGLLEGSPGPDGFFGALLALICQHLSMVDVVLLLHGRCQPLARLQPLLRRCFRQRYLGGRDPTEANVRAATHNLIMGLEGFIRESFAGVRVADGVDITRTNVEFLREQFNRIALHVLRCTDGSFGPRLLELCNRGLFECLALNLHCLRGERGALGALISDRIRRLSADVPPSLVGWLTAVVGLRLQAVLEQMPVTPEQVLPYVRHLGEPPEPPPRQPLPEEPMEVQEAEPPPDDAQRDGAGSPAPATTAEEALPPPESDSEAWAAAVPPEWVPIIREDAQRQRKAKPQPPLSDAYLSGMPAKRRKVSDRRVTSE; from the exons GGGGGccctgaggggttttgggggtccctgaccccccccctgcccccccaggCCGAGGCGCGGGAGGAGGCGCAGCGGGTGCTGAACctggtgggggaggggcagcgGCTGCTGGGCAatgccctggtggccctggccGAGCTGCGCTGCAATTTGGGGGggccccccccccgccccctgcACCTGgcacggcccctcccccactaCGGACCCCCCATGCTGGTGCAGCAGGCGACCATCCCCATCCAG atcaACGTGGGCACCACGGTGACGATGGCCGGGAACGGGGGtcccgcgccccccgcgccccccccggCTGAGCTGCCCCCCGGCCCCaccccccccgcgccccccgccccccccggggacccccccgagGCGGCGCCGCCCCCCCCgggcccctccccccccaccccggggccCCCCCGCGTGATCCGGATCTCGCACCAGAGCGTGGAGCCCGTGGTGATGATGCACATGAACATCCAGG ATTCGGGCTCTCCCCCCGGGGGGGGCTCGGCCGGACCCCCCGGCCCTGGGCTGGGCATCg ggggggtgggggtgcagctgcccccgctgccccccgaGTTCCTGCAGGCCGTGGCGCATCAGATCACGCAGCAGGCCATGGCGGCCGCGGCCTCGGCGGCCACAG GCCAGGCCGTGGGGGGGTTCCAGCCCCCCACCCGCGTGGTCATCGCCCGGCCCTcggcgccgcccccgcgccccACCCACCCCGGAGCCCCCCAGGCCGGCGCC gccccTGGGGGGGCGTCGCTGGCGCAGGTGATCAGCGGGCTGGTGGGCCAGCTCCTGATGCAGCCACTGGTGCTGGGTGAGCcggactgggagcactgggagcca cactgggggggcactgggctGTACTGGTGGTTACTGGGAGCTGAGGGGGGGGGATGGGCGGTCTCTGGTTCCTGTTACGGGGTGGGGGCGGGGCCTGGGTTgtattttggggggtcccgggggtgccacgcccccctgaccccccccccctcccccccccagcccagggcgTCCTcggccccccccgccccccccaccTCCAACTCCGCCCCCACCTCAGGCCaagccccgcccccggccccgcccggccctgcccccCCACTCGGGGGGGCCCCGGGGGGTCCCGATGGctccgccccggccccgcccccggccccgcccagcgcggggggcggggccgaggCGCAGCAGCGCCCCCTggtggggctgctgggggggctcctgggggcggggccagcgccGCTGGTGGGCGTGGCCGTGCCTGGGAACAGCCCCCTGCTGGAGGGCGTGGccgagctgctgcag GCCGCCCAgccaggccccgccccccccacGGGCGAGGCCCCGCCCTCCTCCGACCactccccctcccccacctccaccgctgcccctcccccctccccgccgccccctccccctccccccagcgagggcggccccgcccccccggcgggaggccccgcccccggcgagggcggccccgcccccggggAGCCGCTGCCCCCCGAGTTCTTCACCAGCGTCCTGCAGGGCGTGCTCAGCTCCATGCTGGGACCCCTGGGCGCCCCCCCCAGCGGCCCCCCCGAGAGCATCGCCGCCTTCCTGAGCCGCCTCAGCGGCACCCCCGGGCTGCTCGAGGGGTCCCCGGGGCCCGACG GTTTTTTCGGGGCGCTGCTGGCGCTGATCTGCCAGCACCTGTCCATGGTGGacgtggtgctgctgctgcacgggcgctgccagcccctggcccGGCTGCAGCCGCTGCTGCGCCGCTGCTTCCGCCAGCGCTACCTGGGGGGACGCGACCCCACCGAGGCCAACGTGCGG GCGGCCACGCACAACCTGATCATGGGGCTGGAGGGGTTCATCCGCGAGAGCTTC gccgGGGTCCGCGTGGCCGACGGGGTGGACATCACCCGCACCAACGTGGAGTTCCTGCGCGAGCAGTTCAACCGCATCGCGCTGCACGTGCTGCGCTGCACCG ACGGCTCCTTCGGGCCGCGGCTGCTCGAGCTCTGCAACCGGGGCCTGTTCGAGTGCCTGGCGCTGAACCTGCACTGCCTGCGCGGCGAGCGCGGCGCGCTGGGGGCGCTCATCAGCGACCGCATC CGCCGCCTCTCGGCCGACGTGCCGCCGTCGCTGGTGGGGTGGCTGACGGCCGTGGTGGGGCTGCGGCTGCAGGCCGTGCTCGAGCAGATGCCCGTGACCCCCGAGCAGGTGCTGCCCTACGTGCGGCACCTGGGCGAGCCCCCGGAGCCCCCGCCCCGCCAG CCGCTGCCCGAGGAGCCAATGGAGGTGCAGGAGGCGGAGCCACCCCCGGACGACGCCCAG CGGGACGGGGCGGGGTCCCCCGCCCCCGCCACCACGGCCGAGGAGGCCCTGCCCCCCCCCGAGAGCGACAGCGAGGCCTGGGCGGCCGCCGTGCCCCCG